One Longimicrobium sp. genomic window carries:
- a CDS encoding PTS sugar transporter subunit IIA, translating to MLLTELLTPDRIQVPLRGASKDALLQELVEVLHRGGYLSDPADVLRAVRAREEVLSTGIGSGVAIPHGKSDSAPELVMAAGVAPEPVDFDALDGRPVTLVFLLVGPESAAGAHVKALSRISRLVRRDALRERLAAARTPDDFLAVLAEAEST from the coding sequence GTGCTGCTGACCGAGCTGCTGACCCCGGACCGCATCCAGGTGCCGCTGCGAGGCGCGTCCAAGGACGCCCTGCTGCAGGAGCTGGTGGAGGTGCTGCACCGCGGCGGTTACCTGAGCGACCCCGCCGACGTGCTGCGCGCCGTGCGCGCGCGCGAAGAGGTGCTGAGCACCGGCATCGGCAGCGGCGTGGCGATCCCGCATGGGAAGTCGGACTCGGCGCCCGAGCTGGTGATGGCGGCCGGCGTAGCGCCCGAGCCGGTGGACTTCGACGCGCTGGACGGGCGCCCCGTGACGCTGGTCTTCCTCCTGGTGGGCCCGGAGTCGGCGGCGGGGGCGCACGTCAAGGCGCTCTCGCGCATCTCGCGCCTGGTGCGCCGCGACGCGTTGCGCGAGAGATTGGCCGCCGCCCGCACGCCGGACGACTTCCTCGCCGTGCTGGCCGAAGCCGAGAGCACGTGA